One Streptomyces sp. B21-105 genomic region harbors:
- a CDS encoding beta-galactosidase, with product MPETTPKGLTGLAFGGDYNPEQWPESVWQDDVRLMREAGVTMVSVGIFSWALLEPAPGEYDFGWLDRVIDLLHEHGIRVDLGTPTVSPPVWFYRRHPDALPVTAEGMRYEFGSRGAICHSNADYRAAAANITTRLAERYGDHPALAMWHVHNEYGVPVSACYCDSCAAHFRRWLETTYGTVDAVNAAWGTAFWGQRYASFEDVNPPRATPTVGNPGQALDYKRFADATMRENFCAERDLLHRLAPGVPVTTNFMTALSQCDSVDYWAWGREVDIVTNDHYLITDGRRTHVNLAMAADLTRSVAGGAPWILLEHSTSGINWQPRNPAKAPGQMARNSLAHVARGSEGAMFFQWRQSRRGAEKFHSAMVPHGGTDTRVWREVVELGAVLDSLGAIRGTRTVADAAVLWDWQSWWAQNLAWRPSEDADPRERADAFYETLHDRHLTVDFAHPEADLSRYPLVVVPALYLMTAAAGRNLTQYVENGGTLVVSYFSGIVDEHDAVHEGSYPGVLRDVLGLTVEEFSPLLQGESVRVTGPDGGELAGDVWTEFVVPRGAETVWTYADGLTAGRPAVTRHRLGEGTAWYVSTRLGPDGLDALIGRAAEDAGIAPRAELPRDVEVVRRSGETGSYLFAINHTAADVKVPLETPGTELLTGERAAGRLAVPAGAVRVVRLDG from the coding sequence ATGCCGGAGACCACCCCCAAGGGCCTCACCGGGCTCGCCTTCGGTGGGGACTACAACCCCGAGCAGTGGCCGGAATCCGTCTGGCAGGACGACGTCCGGCTGATGCGGGAGGCCGGCGTCACCATGGTCAGCGTCGGGATCTTCTCCTGGGCCCTCCTCGAACCCGCGCCGGGGGAGTACGACTTCGGCTGGCTCGACCGGGTGATCGACCTGCTGCACGAGCACGGCATCCGCGTCGACCTCGGCACCCCCACCGTGTCGCCGCCGGTCTGGTTCTACCGCCGCCACCCCGACGCCCTGCCGGTGACCGCCGAGGGGATGCGCTACGAGTTCGGCTCCCGCGGCGCGATCTGCCACAGCAACGCGGACTACCGCGCGGCCGCCGCGAACATCACCACCCGTCTCGCCGAGCGCTACGGCGACCACCCGGCGCTGGCGATGTGGCACGTGCACAACGAGTACGGCGTCCCCGTCTCCGCCTGCTACTGCGACTCCTGCGCCGCCCACTTCCGCCGCTGGCTGGAGACGACGTACGGCACGGTCGACGCCGTCAACGCGGCCTGGGGCACCGCCTTCTGGGGCCAGCGCTACGCGAGCTTCGAGGACGTCAACCCGCCGCGCGCCACCCCGACCGTCGGCAACCCGGGCCAGGCCCTGGACTACAAGCGGTTCGCCGACGCGACCATGCGCGAGAACTTCTGCGCGGAGCGGGACCTCCTGCACCGTCTCGCGCCCGGCGTCCCGGTCACGACCAACTTCATGACCGCCCTCAGTCAGTGCGACTCCGTCGACTACTGGGCCTGGGGCCGCGAGGTCGACATCGTCACCAACGACCACTACCTGATCACCGACGGCCGCCGCACCCACGTCAACCTCGCCATGGCCGCCGACCTCACCCGCTCCGTCGCGGGCGGCGCCCCCTGGATCCTGCTCGAGCACTCCACCTCGGGCATCAACTGGCAGCCGCGCAACCCCGCCAAGGCCCCCGGCCAGATGGCCCGCAACTCGCTGGCGCACGTGGCACGCGGCTCCGAGGGAGCCATGTTCTTCCAGTGGCGGCAGTCCCGGCGCGGCGCCGAGAAGTTCCACTCCGCGATGGTCCCGCACGGCGGCACCGACACGCGGGTGTGGCGCGAGGTCGTCGAACTCGGCGCGGTCCTCGACTCCCTGGGCGCGATCCGCGGCACCCGCACCGTCGCCGACGCGGCCGTCCTGTGGGACTGGCAATCCTGGTGGGCGCAGAACCTCGCCTGGCGCCCCAGCGAGGACGCCGACCCCCGCGAACGCGCCGACGCCTTCTACGAGACGCTCCACGACCGCCACCTCACCGTCGACTTCGCCCACCCCGAGGCCGACCTCTCCCGGTACCCGCTGGTCGTCGTCCCCGCCCTGTACCTGATGACGGCGGCGGCCGGTCGCAACCTCACGCAGTACGTCGAGAACGGGGGCACCCTCGTCGTGTCCTACTTCTCCGGCATCGTCGACGAGCACGACGCCGTCCACGAGGGCTCCTACCCCGGCGTGCTCCGTGACGTCCTCGGCCTGACCGTCGAGGAGTTCTCGCCGCTGCTCCAGGGCGAGAGCGTGCGCGTCACCGGGCCCGACGGCGGCGAACTCGCCGGCGACGTGTGGACGGAGTTCGTGGTGCCGCGCGGCGCCGAGACCGTCTGGACCTACGCCGACGGCCTCACCGCCGGCCGCCCCGCCGTCACCCGCCACCGCCTCGGCGAGGGGACCGCCTGGTACGTCTCCACCCGCCTCGGCCCCGACGGCCTCGACGCGCTGATCGGCCGCGCCGCCGAGGACGCGGGGATCGCCCCGCGCGCCGAACTGCCCCGGGACGTGGAGGTGGTGCGCCGATCCGGCGAGACGGGCAGCTACCTCTTTGCGATCAACCACACCGCCGCCGACGTCAAGGTGCCGCTGGAGACTCCCGGCACCGAACTGCTGACCGGTGAACGTGCCGCCGGCCGCCTCGCGGTCCCGGCGGGAGCCGTACGGGTCGTGCGACTCGACGGCTGA